One region of Cobetia sp. cqz5-12 genomic DNA includes:
- a CDS encoding TetR/AcrR family transcriptional regulator → MPRATLHNRQDSLERALNLFWQKGFHATSLKDIERALDMRPGSIYATFGSKDGLFQEALDCYSARSLREMESLMASHDSPLTALATYIRKLGGLRDCEVPSRACMLAKSLLELGEREQAARDKVETLLANMEARFRQAFADARDAGELIDPERPAHQPERLGRRLQAEVMGLRAYAQREGESDAVRQLAEDIAQDIEALKVNNTH, encoded by the coding sequence ATGCCACGCGCGACCTTGCACAACCGCCAGGATTCCCTCGAACGGGCGCTCAATCTCTTCTGGCAGAAGGGCTTTCATGCCACTTCGCTGAAGGACATCGAGCGCGCGCTCGACATGCGTCCCGGCAGCATCTACGCCACCTTCGGCAGCAAGGACGGCCTCTTCCAGGAAGCGCTGGACTGCTACTCCGCGCGCAGCCTGCGCGAGATGGAAAGCCTGATGGCCAGTCACGACTCGCCCTTGACCGCCCTCGCCACCTATATCCGCAAGCTCGGCGGACTACGTGACTGCGAAGTGCCGTCCCGCGCCTGCATGCTGGCCAAGAGCCTGCTGGAACTCGGCGAGCGTGAACAGGCCGCCCGCGACAAGGTCGAGACGCTGCTCGCCAACATGGAAGCCCGCTTCCGCCAGGCCTTCGCGGACGCCCGCGACGCCGGTGAACTCATCGACCCCGAGCGCCCCGCGCACCAGCCGGAACGCCTCGGTCGCCGCCTTCAGGCCGAAGTCATGGGCCTGCGCGCCTACGCCCAGCGTGAAGGCGAAAGCGACGCCGTCCGCCAGCTCGCCGAAGACATCGCCCAGGACATCGAGGCGCTGAAGGTCAACAACACGCATTGA
- a CDS encoding carboxymuconolactone decarboxylase family protein, translated as MTDFTLYTADNAPQDSKPLLGKSVEAFGMVPGLHAVMAEAPGLLEGYQVLHQLFLDSSFNDEETTVVWQTINVEHNCHYCVPAHTGIAKSMKVDDAITEALRNETPLPTERLEALRTFTLAVVRERGFVDDATVQTFLDAGYTKRNVLEVILGLSQKVMSNYTNHLAETPIDEPFKKFEWHKQG; from the coding sequence ATGACAGATTTCACACTCTACACCGCCGACAATGCCCCGCAGGACAGCAAGCCGCTGCTCGGCAAGTCCGTCGAAGCCTTCGGCATGGTGCCGGGCCTGCACGCCGTGATGGCGGAAGCGCCGGGGCTGCTGGAAGGCTACCAGGTGCTGCACCAGCTGTTCCTCGACAGCAGCTTCAATGATGAAGAGACCACCGTCGTGTGGCAGACCATCAACGTCGAGCACAACTGCCACTACTGTGTACCGGCGCATACCGGCATCGCCAAGTCGATGAAGGTGGATGATGCCATCACCGAAGCGCTGCGCAACGAGACGCCGCTACCGACCGAGCGTCTGGAAGCCTTGCGCACCTTCACGCTGGCCGTGGTGCGTGAGCGTGGCTTCGTCGATGACGCTACCGTACAGACCTTCCTCGATGCCGGTTATACCAAGCGCAATGTGCTGGAAGTGATTCTTGGCCTGTCCCAGAAGGTGATGAGCAACTACACCAATCACCTGGCCGAGACGCCGATCGACGAGCCGTTCAAGAAGTTCGAGTGGCACAAGCAGGGCTGA
- the corA gene encoding magnesium/cobalt transporter CorA translates to MITLYRLHDDGRLRGEHIVLPDPQPGQPDTPPRLADSAEEAAALHAGLLADDELAPPILVRSDVLWIDLCEPDEQEKRWVSEQFTVELPDVEELEEIESSSRFYLEGDGIHVVSLFPHRKGREPQTANVAFHLHGRQLISMRHEDIGLLRLFRNHLRRQRLSPEDGWEVLLALLAMKVDYLADEIEDIYRALEALGKQAVHPEALEDTLHGILLQERYNDKVRQSLLDSQRLLRQLTRHLPSAPRQKSRRQEIRDMLRDIDSLNPHTTFIFDKVNFLLDASIGFTNLDQSRIIKIFSVAAVVFMPPTLIASIYGMNFHWMPELDEDWGYPFALCLMGASALSTYLFFKWKKWL, encoded by the coding sequence ATGATCACACTCTATCGACTGCACGATGATGGGCGCCTGCGCGGTGAACATATCGTGTTGCCCGACCCGCAGCCCGGCCAGCCCGATACGCCGCCGCGCCTGGCGGACAGCGCTGAAGAAGCGGCAGCTCTGCATGCCGGGTTGCTGGCCGATGACGAGCTGGCGCCACCGATTCTGGTGCGTAGCGATGTGCTGTGGATCGATCTCTGTGAGCCGGATGAGCAGGAAAAGCGCTGGGTGAGCGAACAGTTCACGGTGGAGCTGCCTGATGTCGAGGAGCTGGAGGAGATCGAGTCGTCGTCGCGCTTCTATCTGGAAGGCGATGGCATCCACGTCGTGTCGCTGTTTCCGCATCGCAAGGGGCGCGAGCCACAGACGGCCAACGTCGCCTTCCATCTGCATGGGCGCCAGTTGATCAGCATGCGCCACGAGGATATCGGCCTGCTGCGGCTGTTCCGCAATCACCTGCGTCGCCAGCGGCTGAGTCCGGAGGATGGCTGGGAGGTGCTGTTGGCACTGCTGGCGATGAAGGTCGATTACCTGGCCGATGAGATCGAGGATATCTACCGGGCACTCGAAGCGCTGGGCAAGCAGGCGGTGCACCCCGAGGCGCTGGAAGACACCCTGCACGGCATCCTGTTGCAGGAGCGCTACAACGACAAGGTACGCCAGTCGCTGTTGGACAGTCAGCGCCTGCTGCGTCAGCTGACGCGCCATCTGCCCTCGGCGCCACGCCAGAAGTCGCGACGTCAGGAGATTCGCGACATGCTGCGCGATATCGACTCGCTCAATCCGCACACCACCTTCATCTTCGACAAGGTCAACTTCCTGCTCGATGCCTCGATCGGTTTCACCAACCTCGATCAGAGCCGCATCATCAAGATCTTCTCGGTGGCGGCGGTGGTCTTCATGCCACCGACCTTGATCGCCAGCATCTACGGCATGAACTTCCACTGGATGCCGGAGCTGGACGAGGACTGGGGCTATCCCTTCGCGCTGTGCCTGATGGGGGCCTCGGCGCTCTCGACCTATCTGTTCTTCAAGTGGAAGAAGTGGCTGTAA
- a CDS encoding LysR family transcriptional regulator yields MATLDALRVFVEVVRAASFTAAARRLGISKSLASKRVAALEEQLGVSLINRSTRKLHLTEAGRIYYEHGLRIREELESAEARVQSVTSQPMGQLKVSAQVSFGFMYLAAPTTAFMRRYPEVSVEILLEDQRFEPIDESVDLAIRMGPLPDSSMVSRPLCKVVYGLYAAPDYLARVNSPPVQPQDIRAFDTIFYGNYDLGAHWRFTLNGQPFDVEPESRLVINNLLGVVEAAKAGFGLAYLPTFSARAAVESGELVPLLQPYWNEHGSMVVLFRSRKYLPDKTRAYLDFITEWFQEHLQL; encoded by the coding sequence ATGGCGACACTTGATGCATTGCGCGTATTCGTCGAGGTCGTGCGCGCGGCCAGTTTCACGGCGGCGGCGCGCCGACTGGGAATTTCCAAGTCGCTGGCGTCCAAGCGGGTGGCGGCACTGGAAGAGCAGCTGGGCGTCAGCCTGATCAATCGCTCGACCCGCAAGCTGCATCTCACCGAGGCGGGGCGCATCTATTACGAGCACGGCCTGCGCATCCGCGAGGAGCTGGAATCCGCCGAGGCTCGCGTGCAGTCCGTCACCTCGCAGCCGATGGGCCAGCTCAAGGTGTCGGCGCAGGTGTCGTTCGGCTTCATGTATCTGGCCGCACCGACCACTGCCTTCATGCGCCGCTACCCGGAGGTCAGCGTCGAGATTCTGCTCGAGGATCAGCGCTTCGAGCCCATCGATGAGTCGGTGGATCTGGCGATTCGCATGGGGCCGCTGCCGGATTCCTCAATGGTCTCGCGCCCACTGTGCAAGGTGGTCTACGGCCTGTACGCCGCGCCGGACTACCTGGCGCGCGTCAATTCACCGCCGGTGCAGCCCCAGGACATCCGCGCCTTCGATACTATCTTCTACGGCAATTACGACCTGGGGGCCCATTGGCGCTTCACGCTCAATGGTCAGCCCTTCGATGTGGAGCCGGAGTCGCGGCTGGTGATCAACAATCTGCTCGGCGTGGTGGAGGCGGCCAAGGCTGGTTTCGGTCTCGCCTACCTGCCGACCTTCTCGGCCCGCGCGGCAGTGGAAAGCGGTGAACTGGTGCCGCTGTTGCAGCCCTACTGGAACGAGCATGGCTCGATGGTGGTGCTGTTCCGCTCACGCAAGTACCTGCCCGACAAGACCCGCGCCTACCTCGACTTCATCACGGAGTGGTTCCAGGAGCATCTGCAGCTCTGA
- a CDS encoding SDR family NAD(P)-dependent oxidoreductase, translated as MADSRLEDQPLAADTFARLPQGFRALVTGASGGIGRALIDELLAHPQCGKVLAVSRDVSCLPAHPELETLEADLTTEQGTARLEEWLAQQLDGEHEAGQPPALILNALGLLHDEREQLWPEKRLEDLSLAALTRLHQVNAFAPALLLGMLAPRLRRRTPVIFASLSARVGSISDNRSGGWYAYRASKASHNMLLKTAAIEIARRNPEALLVALHPGTTDTELSTPFQARVPEGKLFTTGFVARRLLRVASELPPTASGGFYDWAGQAIEW; from the coding sequence ATGGCAGACAGCAGACTGGAAGATCAGCCATTGGCGGCGGACACCTTCGCGCGCCTGCCACAGGGCTTCCGTGCACTGGTCACCGGTGCCAGCGGCGGGATCGGGCGGGCGCTGATCGATGAGCTGCTCGCCCATCCGCAATGTGGAAAAGTGCTGGCGGTGAGTCGCGATGTCTCATGCCTGCCAGCGCATCCCGAGCTCGAGACGCTGGAGGCCGACCTGACCACCGAGCAGGGCACCGCACGCCTCGAGGAGTGGCTGGCACAGCAACTGGATGGGGAGCACGAGGCGGGACAGCCACCGGCGCTGATACTCAACGCGCTGGGCCTGCTGCATGACGAGCGCGAGCAGCTATGGCCCGAAAAGCGCTTGGAGGATTTGAGCCTGGCGGCCCTGACGCGCCTGCATCAGGTCAACGCCTTCGCCCCGGCCCTGCTGCTGGGGATGCTGGCGCCACGCCTGCGCCGACGCACGCCGGTGATCTTCGCCTCGCTGTCGGCACGGGTCGGCTCGATCTCCGACAACCGCAGCGGTGGCTGGTATGCCTATCGCGCCAGCAAGGCCAGCCACAACATGCTGCTCAAGACCGCCGCCATCGAGATCGCGCGGCGCAATCCCGAGGCGCTATTGGTCGCGCTGCATCCCGGTACCACCGACACCGAGCTGTCGACGCCCTTCCAGGCCCGCGTGCCCGAGGGGAAACTGTTCACGACGGGCTTCGTGGCGCGCCGCCTGCTGCGCGTCGCCTCTGAACTCCCGCCCACCGCCAGCGGCGGCTTCTACGACTGGGCCGGCCAGGCCATCGAGTGGTAA
- the cydC gene encoding thiol reductant ABC exporter subunit CydC — MSRAIRKPAPDTPASVTSTPATTSAPALGEAYSVQRPRLRELTPYLALMREHRGWLGIGALLALITLLAATGLLALSGWFLSATAVASLSVAATQAFNFFTPAAGVRGLALARTAGRYGERVTTHEGTLRLLASLRRRLFEAIEPLSPAALQHAGQGELMTRLGADVDALDSLYVRVLIPSLVAVCAILAAGMLIGIFAPTLALVAVIGLLLTGGLVPWLAWWRGSRDAMRHQTSASHLRARLLERLQGLGELVIYGRWNEELERLAEQQAERDRIERAQARRQALASWLSHSLLGLTLAAVALLGVIQMAPDSNNDMTMPSGELLDGRLLALFLLAVLGAFEALAPLPLAWQGLGRCLSAAARINNVQTNTPAPQFPEDSAAVTPAGHELVIHDLSVAHGDTPVLEELSLTLAAGEHLALLGPSGSGKSTLLDVLSRFHAPSAGHITLGGVALDSLEEATLRASFAVCPQDTHLFCASYADNLRLAAPEVSDEALTRMLESLGLGDWLARQPQGLAGFPDEGGRSLSGGQLRRFGVARALLSPAPIVLLDEPCEGLDRTSAEQVMSAILAACEGRSLIMITHQPLGLERFARLALLEAGRLQEDATPTTLSHDSRLAKLMERTG; from the coding sequence ATGAGCCGCGCCATCCGCAAGCCAGCGCCTGACACGCCCGCATCTGTCACGTCTACGCCTGCCACAACAAGCGCGCCAGCACTGGGCGAAGCGTATAGCGTGCAGCGCCCGCGTCTACGCGAGTTGACGCCCTATCTGGCCCTGATGCGTGAGCATCGCGGCTGGCTGGGCATCGGTGCGCTGCTGGCGCTGATCACCCTGCTGGCCGCCACTGGCCTGCTGGCGCTGTCGGGCTGGTTCCTCTCCGCCACCGCCGTCGCCAGCTTGAGCGTCGCCGCCACCCAGGCCTTCAACTTCTTCACCCCGGCGGCAGGTGTACGCGGGTTGGCGCTAGCACGCACCGCCGGTCGCTATGGCGAGCGCGTCACGACCCATGAAGGCACGCTGCGTCTGCTGGCGAGTCTGCGCCGCCGCCTGTTCGAGGCCATCGAGCCGCTCTCCCCCGCCGCCCTGCAGCATGCCGGGCAGGGAGAACTGATGACCCGCCTGGGCGCGGATGTCGACGCCCTCGACAGCCTCTACGTGCGCGTATTGATTCCCTCGCTGGTGGCGGTCTGCGCCATCCTCGCTGCCGGCATGCTGATCGGCATTTTCGCGCCGACGTTGGCGCTGGTCGCGGTGATTGGACTGCTGCTGACCGGCGGACTGGTGCCGTGGCTGGCCTGGTGGCGTGGCAGCCGTGACGCCATGCGTCATCAGACCTCGGCCAGCCACCTGCGCGCGCGCCTGCTGGAGCGCCTGCAGGGGCTGGGCGAGCTGGTGATCTATGGTCGCTGGAATGAGGAGCTTGAGCGCCTGGCCGAGCAACAGGCCGAGCGGGACCGCATCGAGCGCGCCCAGGCACGCCGTCAGGCACTGGCCAGCTGGCTGAGCCACAGTCTGCTGGGGCTGACGCTGGCCGCGGTCGCCCTGCTCGGTGTGATCCAGATGGCGCCAGATTCGAACAACGACATGACGATGCCTTCTGGCGAGCTGCTCGATGGTCGCCTGCTGGCACTGTTCCTGCTGGCCGTGCTCGGTGCCTTCGAGGCGCTGGCGCCACTGCCGCTGGCCTGGCAGGGGCTCGGTCGCTGTCTGTCGGCAGCCGCTCGCATCAATAACGTGCAGACCAATACACCGGCGCCACAGTTTCCGGAGGACTCCGCCGCCGTCACACCTGCCGGACATGAACTGGTGATCCATGACCTGAGTGTCGCGCATGGCGACACGCCAGTGCTTGAAGAGCTGTCACTGACGCTGGCCGCAGGCGAGCATCTGGCACTGCTCGGCCCATCCGGCAGCGGCAAGAGCACCCTGCTGGACGTGCTCAGTCGCTTCCATGCCCCCAGTGCCGGACACATCACGCTGGGCGGCGTGGCGCTGGATTCACTCGAGGAGGCCACGCTGCGTGCAAGCTTCGCGGTCTGCCCGCAGGACACCCATCTGTTCTGTGCCAGCTACGCCGACAACCTGCGTCTGGCCGCTCCCGAGGTCAGCGATGAGGCACTGACGCGAATGCTGGAAAGCCTTGGCCTCGGCGACTGGCTGGCCCGCCAGCCACAGGGACTGGCCGGCTTCCCGGATGAAGGGGGGCGTTCATTGTCCGGTGGCCAGCTGCGCCGCTTCGGCGTGGCACGCGCACTGCTGTCACCGGCGCCGATCGTGCTGCTCGATGAGCCCTGCGAAGGGCTGGACCGCACCAGCGCCGAGCAGGTGATGAGCGCGATTCTCGCGGCCTGCGAGGGCCGCAGTCTGATCATGATCACCCACCAGCCGCTGGGGCTGGAGCGTTTTGCACGTCTGGCACTGCTGGAGGCAGGCCGCTTGCAGGAAGACGCCACCCCGACCACGCTGAGCCACGATTCCCGCCTCGCCAAGCTGATGGAGCGCACTGGCTGA
- the cydD gene encoding thiol reductant ABC exporter subunit CydD: MPRTAAAPDASPSPTDATASAEFVPRRWLETLARAGGRWPQLAILCALLSTLVLLAQAWAIARLAQGVAIDREGLATLWPAIAVLAASLSLRGALTGLRGYAGTRASQQIRRRLRERLLQRFAELGPLWVRRQHRASLANRVWDQVESLHGYYADFRPQTRLAGLIPLMLLCVVFPLNWAAGLILATTAPLVPIFMILVGIAARKRSQEQFREMDRMGRHFMDLLTGLKTLKLFGSARRGPQVEAVSHAFRKRTMRVLRLAFLSSTVLEFFTAVSIALLAVYLGFHFLGHLQFGTWGDSPLTLQTALFILVLAPEFYQPLRELGVHYHAKAEAEAAASDLAPIVGSSPFTQEADGEAAVQAHNANAPLPLARPQTRKLHSLMLEEVCVRYPSQWTRQSSTLTPPALGPLTLRITQGERVALTGASGSGKSTLLNLLLGFVAASDGLLYLNGHPLSHGLPPGMATWVGQETVVLSGSLADNLRLARPDASDAQLEAALDNADLLDWYQQLPRGLETRLGEGGQALSGGQARRLSLARAFLHDAPLVLLDEPTASLDAESEARVIAALKRLGEGRTLLLLTHRPELLTLCQRLIHLDDGQLVQDRPLPLPAPRGDA; the protein is encoded by the coding sequence ATGCCCCGAACTGCCGCTGCACCCGATGCTTCACCCTCCCCCACCGATGCCACTGCATCGGCAGAATTCGTGCCACGCCGCTGGCTGGAAACACTGGCACGTGCCGGCGGCCGCTGGCCCCAGCTCGCCATCCTGTGCGCCCTGCTCTCGACACTGGTCCTGCTCGCCCAGGCCTGGGCCATCGCCCGTCTGGCCCAGGGCGTCGCGATCGATCGCGAAGGCCTGGCGACACTTTGGCCGGCCATCGCGGTGCTCGCCGCCAGTCTCTCGCTGCGTGGCGCACTCACTGGCCTGCGTGGCTATGCCGGCACCCGCGCCAGCCAGCAGATCCGCCGTCGCCTGCGCGAGCGCCTGCTGCAGCGCTTCGCCGAACTCGGCCCGCTGTGGGTGCGTCGCCAGCATCGCGCAAGCCTGGCCAACCGCGTCTGGGACCAGGTCGAGTCACTGCACGGCTACTACGCCGACTTCCGCCCACAGACACGCCTCGCGGGGCTGATTCCGCTGATGCTGCTGTGCGTGGTGTTTCCGCTTAACTGGGCAGCCGGCCTGATTCTCGCCACCACCGCACCGCTGGTGCCGATCTTCATGATTCTGGTCGGCATCGCGGCGCGCAAGCGCTCGCAGGAGCAGTTTCGGGAGATGGACCGCATGGGCCGCCACTTCATGGACCTGCTCACCGGCCTCAAGACCCTCAAGCTCTTCGGCAGCGCCAGGCGCGGCCCCCAGGTCGAGGCGGTCAGCCATGCCTTTCGCAAGCGCACCATGCGCGTGCTGCGCCTGGCCTTCCTGTCCTCCACGGTGCTGGAGTTCTTCACCGCAGTATCCATCGCGCTGCTGGCGGTCTACCTCGGCTTCCACTTCCTCGGCCATCTGCAGTTCGGCACCTGGGGCGACTCACCGCTGACCCTGCAGACCGCGCTCTTCATTCTGGTGCTGGCGCCCGAGTTCTATCAGCCGCTGCGCGAGCTTGGCGTGCACTACCACGCCAAGGCCGAGGCCGAGGCTGCCGCCAGTGACCTCGCCCCCATCGTCGGCAGCTCCCCGTTCACCCAAGAAGCGGATGGTGAGGCTGCCGTACAGGCGCACAATGCCAACGCCCCCCTGCCCTTGGCACGTCCCCAGACTCGCAAGCTGCACTCACTGATGCTGGAAGAGGTCTGTGTGCGCTACCCCAGCCAATGGACCCGCCAGAGCAGCACGCTGACCCCGCCGGCACTCGGCCCGCTGACCCTGCGGATCACCCAGGGCGAGCGTGTCGCGCTGACCGGCGCCTCCGGCTCCGGCAAGTCGACGCTGCTCAATCTGCTGCTGGGCTTCGTCGCGGCCAGTGACGGCCTGCTATATCTCAACGGCCATCCGCTGAGCCACGGTCTGCCGCCGGGCATGGCGACCTGGGTCGGTCAGGAGACGGTGGTCCTGTCCGGCTCGCTGGCCGACAACCTGCGTCTGGCCAGACCTGACGCCAGTGACGCCCAACTCGAAGCGGCGCTGGACAATGCCGACCTGCTTGACTGGTACCAGCAGCTGCCGCGTGGACTCGAGACGCGCCTTGGCGAGGGCGGTCAGGCGCTGTCCGGCGGTCAGGCACGCCGCCTGTCACTGGCCCGCGCCTTTTTGCATGACGCGCCGCTGGTGCTGCTGGATGAACCCACCGCCAGCCTGGACGCCGAAAGCGAAGCGCGCGTGATTGCCGCGCTCAAGCGTCTCGGCGAGGGCCGCACTCTGCTGCTGCTGACCCATAGGCCAGAGCTGCTGACGCTGTGCCAGCGCCTGATTCACCTGGACGATGGCCAGCTGGTGCAGGACCGCCCGCTTCCCCTTCCGGCGCCGCGAGGTGACGCATGA
- the gltX gene encoding glutamate--tRNA ligase, with translation MTVRTRIAPSPTGDPHVGTAYIALFNQCFARQHGGEFILRIEDTDQTRSTGESEQMILDSLRWLGIEWAEGPDVGGPHGPYRQSERGDIYARHCQQLIDAGHAFKCYRTSEELDELRESRKAEGLHMALKPSDLALPAEEVARREAAGAPFVIRMNVPESGTCVVKDMLRGEIEVEWAQVDAQILLKSDGMPTYHLANVVDDHLMEITHVMRGEEWINSAPKHQLLYEYFGWQMPELCHMPLLRNPDKTKLSKRKNPTSILYYRRMGYLPAAVINYLGRLGWSMPDEREKFTLSEMQEHFDIQRVSLGGPVFDVEKLSWLNGLYIRDLSEDELLSELRQWAFNESYVKQILPEVKPRIETLSEAIPLAGHFFSGLPAITPDDFAKAKLEGEDLVRQMQFLTWKLEAVSRWDKEHLLAEVKLLSEHFGLKMKDFLAPVFVAVTGSATSTSVMDAMVILGSDMTRARLRHAVAVLGGVSKKAAKRFEKEYRDL, from the coding sequence ATGACCGTTCGTACGCGCATCGCACCGTCGCCGACTGGTGATCCCCACGTCGGCACCGCCTACATCGCCCTGTTCAACCAGTGCTTCGCTCGTCAGCACGGTGGCGAGTTCATTCTGCGCATCGAGGATACCGATCAGACGCGTTCCACCGGCGAATCCGAGCAGATGATCCTCGACTCGCTGCGCTGGCTGGGCATCGAATGGGCCGAAGGCCCGGATGTCGGCGGTCCGCACGGCCCGTACCGTCAGAGTGAGCGTGGCGACATCTACGCCAGGCACTGCCAGCAGCTGATCGACGCCGGCCATGCCTTCAAGTGCTATCGCACCAGTGAAGAGCTGGACGAGCTGCGCGAGTCGCGCAAGGCCGAAGGTCTGCACATGGCGCTCAAGCCGTCCGATCTCGCGCTGCCGGCTGAAGAAGTGGCACGTCGTGAAGCGGCGGGCGCACCCTTCGTCATCCGCATGAACGTGCCGGAAAGCGGCACCTGTGTGGTCAAGGACATGCTGCGCGGCGAGATCGAGGTCGAGTGGGCCCAGGTCGATGCGCAGATCCTGCTCAAGTCCGATGGCATGCCGACCTACCACCTGGCCAACGTGGTGGATGATCACCTGATGGAGATCACCCATGTGATGCGTGGCGAGGAGTGGATCAACTCGGCGCCCAAGCATCAGCTGCTGTATGAGTACTTCGGCTGGCAGATGCCGGAACTGTGCCACATGCCGCTGCTGCGCAACCCGGACAAGACCAAGCTGTCCAAGCGCAAGAACCCGACGTCGATCCTCTACTACCGTCGCATGGGTTACCTGCCGGCGGCGGTGATCAACTATCTCGGTCGTCTGGGCTGGTCCATGCCGGACGAGCGCGAGAAGTTCACCCTGAGCGAGATGCAGGAGCACTTCGATATCCAGCGTGTCTCGCTGGGTGGTCCGGTATTCGATGTCGAGAAGCTCAGCTGGCTGAACGGTCTCTACATCCGTGATCTGTCCGAGGACGAGCTGCTGAGCGAGCTGCGTCAGTGGGCCTTCAACGAGTCCTACGTCAAGCAGATCCTGCCGGAAGTGAAGCCGCGCATCGAGACGCTGTCCGAGGCGATTCCGCTGGCCGGCCACTTCTTCTCCGGTCTGCCGGCCATCACGCCGGACGACTTCGCCAAGGCGAAGCTGGAAGGCGAAGACCTGGTGCGTCAGATGCAGTTCCTGACCTGGAAGCTTGAAGCCGTGAGCCGCTGGGACAAGGAGCACCTGCTGGCGGAAGTGAAGCTGCTCTCCGAGCACTTCGGGCTCAAGATGAAGGACTTCCTGGCACCGGTATTCGTGGCGGTGACCGGCTCGGCGACCTCCACCTCGGTGATGGACGCGATGGTCATTCTGGGCTCCGACATGACGCGCGCGCGTCTGCGTCACGCCGTGGCCGTGCTGGGTGGCGTCTCCAAGAAGGCCGCCAAGCGCTTCGAGAAGGAATATCGCGACCTGTAA
- a CDS encoding NAD(P)-dependent oxidoreductase: MSDTHATPRTAAFIGLGVMGHPMAGHLKRAGLQVRVYNRTGARAEQWSEEYGGSHHATPREAAEGADIVLMCVGNDDDVRSVTYGDDGVLAGMASGSLLVDHTTASADLARELAAAAGEAGIGFVDAPVSGGQQGAVNGVLTIMCGGSEADYARAAPVLTHYGRTVKRIGETGAGQTTKMVNQICIAGLVQALSEGLHFAEQAGLDREAVIEVISKGAAGSWQMENRHATMIKDEYDHGFAVDWMRKDLDICLAEARRIDASLPVTALVDQFYADVQAMGGNRWDTSSLLKRLSR; encoded by the coding sequence ATGTCAGACACACACGCAACGCCACGTACCGCCGCCTTCATCGGACTCGGTGTCATGGGTCACCCCATGGCCGGCCATCTGAAACGCGCCGGCCTTCAGGTGCGGGTCTACAACCGCACAGGTGCACGCGCCGAGCAGTGGAGCGAGGAGTATGGCGGCAGCCATCACGCCACCCCGCGAGAAGCCGCCGAAGGCGCCGATATCGTGCTGATGTGCGTGGGCAATGATGATGACGTGCGCAGCGTCACCTACGGCGACGACGGCGTGCTGGCCGGCATGGCGAGCGGCAGCCTGCTGGTGGACCACACCACCGCCAGCGCCGACCTGGCCCGCGAGCTGGCCGCCGCCGCGGGCGAGGCCGGCATCGGCTTCGTCGACGCACCGGTGTCCGGCGGCCAGCAAGGCGCCGTGAATGGCGTGCTGACCATCATGTGTGGCGGCAGCGAGGCGGATTACGCGCGTGCCGCGCCGGTACTGACGCACTACGGTCGCACGGTGAAGCGCATCGGCGAGACCGGTGCCGGCCAGACCACCAAGATGGTCAACCAGATCTGCATTGCCGGGCTGGTGCAGGCGCTTTCCGAGGGCCTGCACTTCGCCGAGCAGGCAGGACTGGATCGCGAGGCGGTGATCGAGGTGATCTCCAAGGGTGCCGCCGGCTCCTGGCAGATGGAGAACCGGCACGCCACGATGATCAAGGACGAGTACGATCACGGCTTTGCCGTCGACTGGATGCGCAAGGACCTCGACATCTGTCTGGCGGAAGCACGCCGCATCGATGCCAGCCTGCCGGTGACGGCGCTGGTCGATCAGTTCTATGCCGACGTGCAGGCCATGGGCGGCAATCGCTGGGACACCTCCTCGCTGCTCAAGCGCCTCTCCAGATGA